The region TCATTGTGATGCCTCAGTTTGATGTTTTAACAAATCTCTGTATCCCTGGAGGCGTCTGCATCCTGTCGTCTGTCCTCCAGATTGTCTTCCGTCTGCAGAAGGAGAGTTGGATGATTATCTACCCCATATGCTCCCTCATCCTGGTGCTCAGCGGTTACGCTCTACTGGCGGTCGACTACTATGTGAGAGTTTCCTCTTTCGTTCCAGATCATCAGGAGGTCAGTTACGTGTATGTCGGCATTGCGATTTTTGCGTCTATGCTGGTTTCTCTGAACTGGTGGGAAAACCCATTACAGGCCAGCAAAAACATTCAGGAGATGCTGAGTGAATTAGATGGTTTCAGAGACACTGTTTATCTTGTGACCAGTTTCGTTAGAATCGTAATCACGATGGGGGTGTACTTTCTTTATTATGGCCTGATTGCTGAAGTTAAAATTGACTGGACCGCATACACCAAAGCCAATGGCGCAGTAGAGATCGGCCTGGTGGTGTTTTTCCTGCAAACATTCTGCTCAGCTGCGTGCCACTGGTTTGGAGTGGTGGCTTGTAAGATCCATGCGGTGCAATTTGGTTTTGCCCTCCCGGTTTCACTAGCCGGTCCAGCTACACTAATCCTGGGAATAACGCTTTTCTTGACGCAAGCTGACAGTTTATCCCATTTAACAGAATCTGCTGCATATAGTTTCATCAACATTACCAATCCAATTTGGCCATTTTGCTATAAACTTGCAAATATCAAGGAGACAAACACCACCCCGGTCGTGATTCTGGAGATTTCCAACAGTATCTGTAAGACTTCACTCAACAGTCCGTACGAAATGTGGCCTTTCTCCATGCTGGCACTGCAGGGGTTCTGCATGTGGCTTGGACTCATGGCATGCACATATTACGTGTGGAGAATAAGGGTGCAGAGAATCGAACGCACGTCACAGCTGTTTGTGCGTCGACTGTATGAATCTGCCTTCATCGATCTGTCTCTGCTGCTAAACACCAAAATGAAAGTCGTCCAGACAAGAAACAAGGAGaggtacatttaaattaaatctgtatataaatgaaattaaatccATTACTGTACAAGTGCATTGAATTTAAACAATAAATACTTTGTATATTAGGGTTATTTCAGGATGTAACTGtttactctttttttctttctgtcgAATAGTAATGATGATGTGCAAAACTGTGTCATTTACCTCTGTGCAACGATGTGGCATGAAACATATGATGAGATGCTGAAAATATTGACCTCAATGTTCAGGTATTTACACACTGATGAGTGAGCATCAGTGCTACTATAGCTCAACAGGTACACTTGAATTACTAAGATCataggtttgattcccagggaaaacACAACCTGACAAAATTTACAGTATAGCTTGAAcacactgtaagtcactttgcatATAAGCAACTGCCAATAGCATCAAATGTAAAATTACTGTGTTACAGCTCAGTTGTTTCATACTTTTACTTGATGGTATGTTATTTGTTGGTTTCAGATTGGACAGATACCGAGGGGATCCCAAAGAGGAACACAAGGATTGCTTTGATTTTGAGTGCCATATTTATGTTGATGATGCCTTCATGAAAGaaaaagacacagagaaaaagcTTGTTAACACATACGTTTGCGACCTTATACATGTTGTCATGGAGGTGTACAGGTAAGGCAAAGGTTACCTGTCCATTATCAGCATATTGTATGTGACTCATATGAACGGAATGTCTGAAAACTCCTGATGATAAAGATATTTCATCCCCCCAAAGGGTTTTTACAAACAAGGAGCCTGATGAGGTTTCGATCATTGAAACTCCATATGGAGGTCGACTTGTGTTTGTTATGCCAGAGGGAAACATGCTTTATGTTCATCTGAAAGACAAACAACTGATTCGAAACAAAAAACGATGGTCACAGGTAAACTTTAATGTCTCATTCCTCACTGTAATTAATCATTCAGAGTCTCTGAATCCCAaagcaaatatatttatgttttgtgaaaCCAGACTGAATGTTTTTTCAGATCATGTACCTGTATTACCTGCTTGGTTGGAAAGGATATAATGTCAAAAACCCTCAGAAAATAACAGTaagtttttctgtatttttcaatCATTCATTAGTTGTGTTTGATAAGGCAAGTGTCGCTATTACAGTTATCATACAGTCTGTTACTTGAACAAGCCACTAAGACTAAGTGTTAAACTTCAAggtgtttgtgctacagacatgaattatACTTTGAATTACGTGGCTTGTTAAGGAgtgctgttacttttctaagtgattagACTATTGCATTTACAATTTTCATGTGGTGGACAATAAAACTTaattcaaaaacatttacaaattcaGGGATGGACTTATATCTAAATTGGAGACTTgagggtggactcttttgacttgagccagtaagcaaccaactgaacaccctagcaacagtatTGCAATGCCGTGGTAATCAcgagaacaccacagcaaccacatagcaatgccttagcaaccaccagaacaccctagtaaccacatagcaatgccctggaaatCACCGGAACACCTTAGAAATCACCTAGCAATACCCAAGCAACCactagaacaccctagaaacaacATAGCAATCCCCTGACAATCACCAGACAACCCTAGTGAACACCAAGCAACAACTTAGCAATCACCAGAACACCCCTGTAACCACCTAGTGACAACTGAACAATCAacagatcaccctagcaaccatatagcaatgccctggtaaTCACCAGAACACCTTTGTAGCCACCTAGCTAcgccttagcaaccaccagaacaccccagcaacagcatagcaatgccctggcaatcaCCAGAACAACTTAGTAATCTAGCAATGCATTAGCAACCACCACTGTATAGCAACACACTAGCATCATGTTGGTGGGTTTTGTACAAGCAAGCACCaatcacattttattaaaaataattaaaaatatagttGTCACATTAATGTAAAACCAAATTTTGAGTTCTCTCCTTTGTGTGTTGTTACAGAGACAAAATAACCCATGTCGTGCCAGTCTCATATCATTAGATGGAGAGAGTTATCTGCTCCCCACTCATGATAATGACAGTAAGAGGAAGCATATATCTGATGACAACACATATATCATGGCCCTGGACGGAGACACAGACTTCCACCCGGCTGCTCTGATTCTGCTCGTCGACCGACTGAGAATGTATGACAACGTAGGAGCAGCCTGCGGCCGCATTCACCCCACTGGAATGggtaaaaagaaagaataaataaataaatgtacatgtgtaaataaataaatgtaggcaTCTAGGACATCCGTTTACTTTACtactatttaatatatatatttacactcacctaaaggattattaggaacaccatactaatactgtgtttgaccccctttcaccttcagaactgccttaattctacgtggcattgattcaacaaggtactgaaagcattctttagaaatgttggcccatattgataggatagcatcttacagttgatggagatttgtgggatgcacatccagggcacgaagctcccgttccaccacatcccaaagatgctctattgggttgagatctggtgactgtgggggccattttagtacagtgaactcattgtcatgttcaagaaaccaatttgaaatgattcaagctttgtgacatggtgcattatcctgctggaagtagccatcagaggatgggtacatggtggccataaagggatggacatggtcagaaacaatgctcaggtaggccgtggcatttaaacgatgcccaattggcactaaggggcctaaattgtgccaagaaaacatccccacaccattacaccaccaccaccagcctgcacagtggtaacaaggcatgatggatccatgttctcattctgtttacgccaaattctcactctaccatctgaatgtctcaacagaaatcgagactcatcagaccaggcaacatttttccagtcttcaactgtccaattttggtgagctcttgcaaattgtagcctctttttcctatttgtagtggagatgagtggtacccggtggggtcttctgctgttgtagcccatccgcctcaaggttgtgcatgttgtggcttcacaaatgctttgctgcatacctcggttgtaacgagtggttatttcaggcaaagttgctcttctatcagcttgaatcagtcggcccattctcctctgacctctagcatcaacaaggcatttttgcccacaggactgccgcatactggatgtttttcccttttcacaccattctttgtaaccctagaaatggttgtgcgtgaaaatcccagtaactgagcagattgtgaaatactcagaccggcccgtcaggcaccaacaaccatgccacgctcaaaattgcttaaatcacctttctttcccattctgacattcagtttggagttcaggagattgtcttgaccaggaccacacccctaaatgcattgggggggggggtttcgAAACTGTCCTCCTAGTGTACTAAGCATTGCCAATCATTGGTTTCAAGTGATGTTGCTGTGAACTACTGTAATTGCTACCCGCAGGGGGAACAGGCAATTGTCTGCCTTGCCAGTCCCGTAGGCACACATGTGTGTACAGTTAATACATAAAGTCACGTACATAAATCATGACACTACTTTGGCaatctaatttacatttacaattatacaATTCAATCTTGATGCTTTAAGATTTATGCTGCACCACACTTGTGAATGGTggagatttataaaaaattatctgaTGAATAATTGCAATAAAACACGACACCCACCATTTACAATCTGATAACGCTGCTGAGCTATCGTAAAGACAAACCTAGTGTATAAAAGCGCTCATATGCCGTATTGGGGACGGGTGGTGTGATCTTTCATCGCAGTATGAGTAATGTTATATCATATTCTTATTTTTACTGgcaatgtatttttttctgaGTTTTTATGAGTTTACTGTGGAAGCAAAAAATTTATAGTAGTTTAAGGGCGTTTTCAGACCTGTATACGGTTTGCTTTGTTCCGAAACGCTGactaaattgttacaatgttgcattttcttattGGTTTGGTTCGCTTTTACAAGACGACATTTCCAAACGGACCAAAACTATTATAAACGATCGTactaaaattacctcaggaattaAAAACAGCTCctattttaaatgcacaattatatataatatagttcCCAAAAGGCTATATCCACGTTTTGAGGATTAATTACAGAGAAATGCTGATCTTCTCCACAGATCCCTCAGTTATGTTCATGGCtttttatagggatattgtttGGTTCGTTGGTCTGTTGGATCATTCCCACCACAAGCGAACTGATCCAGAGTTCATTTGCAATCGGTCCGAGACCACCTCGTTCAGGCGGTCTCGGACCGATGGTTTTGGTGTGGATCGGAGTGCGATTGCCATGTTCATATATGTCTCAATGAACAGAAGACACTTGATCTGAGTAAtcaaatatataaagtatatacagTAGTATTGATTTGATGTAATCATAAtactataatatttattatactataaaaaaaattagagaAGCTCAAATATATTggaaagtaattagtcatttttgCATGAAAGATTCCAATACAACAATCTATGAAAAACGGCAGGAAATtacatagaaaaaaaacaaacaaaaaaaaaaaaacactgtggaGCCAAAGCCACTTGTCTGACAATGTCTTGATATAAATTCGAGAATGATACTATGAAAGGATGATATTTATAAATGCTTTTTCAAAGGACAGCTCAAGGcgctttttcattaaaaaaagttgaaTGAGGAGATGGGGACATTAAGATATGCAGTAAGTGTTataaacaaaactaatttcagaaGTACCACTGTAACCACTTATAAAGACACTGCAgtattaattaaatactttttgaaaagtACTTCATCTCATTTTATGAATTTCTCTTATAATTtggaacttaaaccaaaagataaGAATATTTATAAGAAATAAATGATAAGCATCAGGgcaaaaacagcttcacattATAAAACTTGAGTTGAGCAGAAAaagtattataattataaatattataaaattgaTAGTTCTGATTCTAAATTCTGAATGGATGATCTCTGTGTATATGTTGTCATTGTAAAAGAGACAACATATGCACACCCATGACCGCTCAACAGTCAAAGACTATAGTAATCCGTCAAGTTGTGACGTTGCTTGGTAACAATAAATAACAAACTTGACTTTGCGTTGTCttaaaacatgcattaataaCACAttaccattacatttttttatttttcaaacctGAGTTGGTTCCTCAAGTGATTCATGTTCATTGGTGCCGTGAATGTGTTTCAGGGCCGATGGTGTGGTATCAGAAGTTTGAGTATGCAGTAGGTCACTGGCTACAGAAGACAGCAGAGCACGTGTTTGGGTCGGTTCTATGCAGTCCAGGATGTTTCAGTCTATTCAGAGGTTCTGCTCTGATGGACGATAACGTCTTGAAACGATACACCACCAAAGCCACCAGAGCTTCTGAGTATGTGCAGTATGATCAAGGTTAGCTTCCTGTTTCAACTGTTAGATGATAAGCAAAAGAGATATTGACATACCAGATCCACCCTTCGTCTTTCTggaataaatatttaaagaaagaaagcaaaattcttagattttttttcatttggtgtTCAATATAATGAATAGGTGCTAAGCCGTATATTTATATGTAGGTGAGGACCGCTGGCTGTGCACTCTTCTCCTTCAGCAGGGCTGGAGGGTGGAGTATAATGCTGCCTCAGATGCGTACACCAACTCACCTCAAGAGTTCAAAGAGTTCTACAACCAGAGACGCCGATGGGGTCCTTCTACATTGGCCAACACTCTGGACCTGCTCCACAGTGGGACAGAAACGGTCAAGAGGAACACCTCCATAtccatactgtacattttgtacCAGATCTTCACCGTGGCCTCCTCCATCCTGGGACCTGCGTCTGTTACCCTCATGATAGCAGGTACAGTTTCAAAGATCATGTGATCCAACCAGACACATTCACATCCTCTGCTTCAGGAAAGTCAGGACAGGGTTTTAAGTAAAACAAATTGGCTAAAACTAGTTTTTGATAGTTTCTAAATGGTTACGGTCAttagctctcattgcaggcctccctgcatgtgtaatgagacctctgcaaatgatccagaatgcagcttcacgtctggtctttaatgaaccaaagagagcacgttacaccactctttatctctctccactggctgccggttgatgcacgtattaaattcaaggctctgatgctggcatacaaaacagtcactgggtctgctccagcatacctaaaatcatttctgcagatctacacgcccaccagaagcctgcggtcagctaaggattgtcaccttgtcgtaccaatacaaagaggcaccaaaacactttcccagactttcagtttcatcataccacgttggtggaatgactttcccaactccatccgtgaagctgactcactctctatcttcaaaaatgtctaaaaacacatattttccaagagcacttaaccagtctctacaacaaaaaaatttattaaaaattgttttaaaaaaatgatataataatataaatttgttttgtatactattctgatgctagtgaaactttgtagtatggcacttatGCATGACATGGTAGACAATCTCAACCTGGTTTCAAAACACAGCTTTAACTAGTTGACCAAATTCAACTCCTTAGATTAGTATGCCCTGTTTTTCCATCAGGGTGAAGTTTTAATATAGTATATTATAActtataatatacagtagttaaaattgtctaaaatactgtatgtaattcatcttcttttttaatgaaaattatttattgatttaaaaaaaacacaacagagaaaaacacatacataccgaatcaacatttaaccctcacaaatatccctccccaatcaccaaccccaacctaacccccaacgaacacccctgtggtcacataaaataataataataaaaaaagattaaatatataataataatacataattaaactaGACTTCTCTCTCTCCATACCGTCCTTGAGAGTCCCCCAAAACAGTGAAATAATTACCCCATTTTCTGTCAAACAAGTCCCCAAACCCCAGCATTCTGCTTGCCACCTCCTCGAAAGCTACCAACCTCCCAACCTCCGCACACCATACAGAAATTATGCCGCTCCATCCGATTTCCAACACCTTAAAATAATATGTCTGCCAATCATagtactggtcagaacccaattttttatatgtttgtcccccaaatttatgaccgccccatcacccaaaatacaaagtctggggcaaagtaaaaGGTCCCACAaacaactctgaaccttcaaccaaaaatcttggaccttaacacaccaccaaaagacatgggttgtgtctccaacttctgattggcatcgccagcaggtgggtgtgtctttaagaccaagcctataaaatctagagggggtccaatgaaatcaatgtaaaatcttgaattgcacaaGGCGAACCCTTGCATATCTAGATGCAGACCTGATGTTATTTAGAaacctagcccacactccctcctccaataccaatgtggcagggcggagggcggggccgggtgtgtaggatcacgacccggccccgccctccaccctgccacaaccaagtttaaatctttctcccataatctcttgagagaagttgaatttccatcccccagactctaaattagcagggagtaatacactgatgccgcATGACCATTTCCAAAAATCACCTCTTCCAGattatctgccactttagggagatttgtgctactcccaaaaacaatacagagcaggtggtgcagctgtaaatacctattaAACTCTGAGAATCtgagaatcccaaaatgttgaaccaaattctcaaaagatctcaacactcatgcaaatgcaagataacggggtgtaattaACTTCTCCAATTTGTTTgataggctttgcaatggcaaaataggggcaagaacttcctgttcaatataaAACCatggaggggctctttcaggtggaagcgaccaatgggccaaatgtctgagaccgaatgcataataataaaacaaaatcttgtgtaggcctagcccaactttgtcaattggcctatgcaacttactgaaatgtaatctgggacgcttaccattccaaattatggacttcactatgctatcaaattgcttgaaatatggGAGgcggacatctatagggagtgattgtagcaggtagttaaattttggaaatcaattcattttaatatcattaaccttcccaatcagataaatgtaatgaagccaacctgcccacatcactcaaaaaactttttattaaggggtaaaaatgaactaaatcagacaaatttgctgagaATAAAATGCCCATATACTCAATGCCCTGTTAGGCAACTGGAAGGCCCCCGGCTGGAAAGCTGCtactggacagtacgctgtcagagccaaagcttcggatatagaccaattgactctataaactgagaacttagaaaatgaattaataattctatggaggcaaggcatagatctaatggggtaagagacgaataataaaatatcatctgcgtaaagcaaaagcttatgcgccatacctcccgccatcacccctggaaaatcatcttcccttcttatcacagctgctaatggttccagggcaagacagaactataaacagagaaaatattgaaatatacacaaagtatgactgtcttgccctaaaaCTCCACCTTCACCCTCCATCttcattatatctgtatttcaattggggccatcagacgacattcggtgcttcagctctgcctctgcacttttaatattctcttccatctccacaagttctcgtgctttggaatTTTTGGTGAATGATGCATACTGTATGATGCGGCTCCTGAGAActgctttaagtgcctcccaagccatgcctacAGAGGATacagaggaccagttggtctcgatataaacattgatttcagcctttaacatttgttgaaattcaggattttgcaaacgGGATACTTTAAAGCACCAACtctatgatttctttttctccgtatgtggcaacacctctaaactcaccagggtgtgatctgaaattaagatgtttccaattgagcagtaaacaacagatgaaatgagggacttagatatatttaaaaaatctattctagaataaatcttatggactgatgagaaaaatgtatagtccctaccagatgggttcagaagtctccaaatatctgtaaggccaagatttttacacatcctgagaagcatcaatgttgctctagggggcttgcacacatttggttcactatgatcaagtccatcaaaagatttaaGTCtgctcccaatattatatcatgagggttgccagcagcttgcaacatcccttcaagatctataaaaaagccctggtcATCAGTATGTAACATTGctggcaggcaggcaggcacaGGAGCAGACGAAGACGACGATGTAAGACCCCAagtttatttacaagatgagTGAAATCCAATAACCATAAATCCAAACgtgaaacaaaacatacaaataaacttgactaGACTTGAAAACCAAAGAAAcataaatgacttgactttgacttgaaatATCATGTAATGACATTACatcaacaatacttgacaaaggacaatggcaaacatgagggcttaaatacacggACAtcgggaaacataagccaatgaacaaacagaactctaaacaagataacaagacaatatgCATGAACAAATTACATgaaagaaccaataacaagacaaagaaccaataacaagacaaagaaccaatgacaagacaaagaaccaatgagaacaagacacataaacatggagggaaaacaggacatcacatgactaggaaacgggaacaaaacttttcaaaatgaaagaccataaaacaaaacatgaccaaaaatgtctcggttactaacgtaaaaggagtgacgctgcaaacacacatcaggtatcgcactgaggagtcgagccaaagacccggccatttcagtggttggttcagtgttgtggcaggagggacacacgtctagttccctccatcagggaatggaggttacgtcagtaaccaagacattccctatctgtcactcactcaacgttgtatcgatgagttgacactaggggtcccaaatgaaaaatgccacaagagctgaaccgagttacgcagactggcggtgagagacgggcagacctctgtgtgccttgtagccagcgcagcaagccatcgcataactacccccaacacactggcatgCAAGAagtggtcccctgcacctaggggaacggctaactgctcaggagtataaggactggcAGGCCCAGctgtggccttctctctattgttctccccccAAAAAAGGAATGAATTGAacgggggccaaatatatggtccaagctgggggggtgtccctccaaagaggaggacaccacagagaccacacctgGCCTCGATACACCCAACCAGCTGAcctgaacttacctgtttgtgtcacctgataaaacatgggacgaaactggctcaaccctgaggttatagaaccttgcctgcggctctacatatgtctgctagagacgTGCCGTGGGACAATGCCCAAGAAGTgtgccagcagggggcggcacgtgctgggcgtggtatgccatagtgatggcatcgacgacccagtgggcgatcctctgtttggagacagcgcttccctttcgctgtccactgaagcagacaaagagctgctcggagcttctaaagctctgtgtgtgatccaagtagatgcgaagagcacacactggacacagcaacgccaaggctgggtctgcctcctcctggggaacCCGACctgtagcccggtcggggtctcaggatgacatgagggtaagccagaccaaactctaggcacagtttgctgacagagaaccactgcaggtcccctaccctcttgatggaggtgagtgcccctccaacttttcctgcagaaaggaaagcactgaccctactgcgcatctctggggtctTCACCTCAGGAAGAACCCCACTGAGCGATCACCTCGTTGAGgcggccctggcctgagtgatcgcgTCTACCatcgcgggtggtaggccacttaaatcttccatgtcccgtccaagggccagacatggagattccagagatcTGGTCATGGGTGCGAGATGGTGCCCCTTTCCCTGagtaagaaggtccttcctctggggaatttgccagggggggctgtcgcgaggagcataagGTCCGAGATCCAAATccaggagggccaataaggggccactaagaggatctgctcctcgtcctccctgaccttgcacaacttctgtgcaagtaggctcactggagggaatgcatacttgtgcagccccaggggccagctgtgtgccagggcacctgtgccgaggggagccttggtcagagagtaccaaagtggcagtgggaggattctggggaagcgaacaggtctacctgtgcttgctgaatcgactccagatgactccaaaggaggagacgacgggtgagttgtgacattcgaCGAGAGTGTAGGTCGCCTTGGTGGCTGATGTATGCAATCGTTGCTGTGTTGTACATCCggatcaacacatgcttgccccggatcaacggtaatagcctcctcagggcaagtagtactgccagcaatttgaggcagttgatgtgtcaagGCAGTCGCAGGCCGGTCCAAGGGCCGACGACTGAGTGCCctttgcacatggcgccccagccATTCtaggaggcatctgtcataaccacgacatgcctgggAACCTGGCCTAGGGGAGCTCCTGCCCATAGGAAAGCTAGACCAGGGGCTGAATAGACGGCGACAAGCCTGCGTAACGAGGACGTGGTGTGTGCCGttgcgccatgctcgtctctcgactcgggccTGTagcagtgctgaagtggtctcatatgcatcaacccaagtggcgtGACTGTCcctaaggatgccatatgcccaggagcctctgaaaggatttcagtgggatcaatgtgttctgtctgaacacatgcagacagtccagcactgactgcgcacgctcgttggtgaggcgcgccatCATTAAGACCGAGTCTGCTccataccaagaaaagagatgctctgaaccagggcaagcttgctcttttcccagttgacccgaagccccaagcggctgaggtgcctgagcaccaggtccctgtgcgcacacaacatgtcccgcgagggctaggattagccagtcgtcgagatagatgatgatgtggatgcccacttcccttagcggggcaagggctgcctctgggACTTCTGtaaaggcgcgaggggacaaggacatgccaaaggggggactttgtactgatatgcctgaacctcgaaggca is a window of Xyrauchen texanus isolate HMW12.3.18 chromosome 24, RBS_HiC_50CHRs, whole genome shotgun sequence DNA encoding:
- the chs1 gene encoding chitin synthase 1: MEELKERGRKREGRHRDTWDPFQLNPIGAEKEKKRTCFVFLQKLVAIIVGLLVLVSAVMSKGSLLVLTTLSSPKSLRSKVDQQFYTLLLMCVLVTPNLMVFLKSLWKCVFKSYVPPNPRTLGIICAIESLVAVGTTILVLIVMPQFDVLTNLCIPGGVCILSSVLQIVFRLQKESWMIIYPICSLILVLSGYALLAVDYYVRVSSFVPDHQEVSYVYVGIAIFASMLVSLNWWENPLQASKNIQEMLSELDGFRDTVYLVTSFVRIVITMGVYFLYYGLIAEVKIDWTAYTKANGAVEIGLVVFFLQTFCSAACHWFGVVACKIHAVQFGFALPVSLAGPATLILGITLFLTQADSLSHLTESAAYSFINITNPIWPFCYKLANIKETNTTPVVILEISNSICKTSLNSPYEMWPFSMLALQGFCMWLGLMACTYYVWRIRVQRIERTSQLFVRRLYESAFIDLSLLLNTKMKVVQTRNKESNDDVQNCVIYLCATMWHETYDEMLKILTSMFRLDRYRGDPKEEHKDCFDFECHIYVDDAFMKEKDTEKKLVNTYVCDLIHVVMEVYRVFTNKEPDEVSIIETPYGGRLVFVMPEGNMLYVHLKDKQLIRNKKRWSQIMYLYYLLGWKGYNVKNPQKITRQNNPCRASLISLDGESYLLPTHDNDSKRKHISDDNTYIMALDGDTDFHPAALILLVDRLRMYDNVGAACGRIHPTGMGPMVWYQKFEYAVGHWLQKTAEHVFGSVLCSPGCFSLFRGSALMDDNVLKRYTTKATRASEYVQYDQGEDRWLCTLLLQQGWRVEYNAASDAYTNSPQEFKEFYNQRRRWGPSTLANTLDLLHSGTETVKRNTSISILYILYQIFTVASSILGPASVTLMIAGAFQFVFGISGTLSIIVAILPPLVYMIICFTAKPNFQITIAAILSVIYAFLMTASFFSIIGDMVIQGTFITPTGLFLVSGAILYMVTAILHPQEFTLIIYGLMYFICIPSGYLLLTIYSLVNMHIVSWGTRESNKAKDQKKQVGVVCNRDCKFCCWDMKIQITQETENLVLQQIQQTVNTKSHAAETEPKEPNTQSTQESQHCLHTGKHILNYNEEKTRKTYESKESLPENREKDTDTDKGSERSTNSKSCEKTMDAFNNDTDYDDDDDNYDDDYNNLDEEEVVPESDWVEPVKTEFLKKLTYANLKRNLQEQIRYTLRNKNQEDLCEELVLMLTDTMNGELRDKVGPEDVLTVSELEELQYALNEASRRILKTNRMERLERRVKRGIERTLVAPQIEKLSEHETDFWNKLIERYLLPIVDDKAHLEEVTRELKSLRNKAVFLYFIINVLWVVATFFLQAIGNDVLSIKIPKYLPNGSLAAEPLKVEPLSLMFLLSFAILLIVQFLAMLYHRVYTLIHVVSYSSTEKDYKERDEEEDDDALVLENQIASGLIITSDDL